The nucleotide window GGAAACGGCTGGAGATGATTCGTAATAACCCACAGTGGAGAGAAAAACTTTGGGAAAATACGAATATGCTTCGGGGCGGACTTCGGGATATGGGCTATAATGTATTGCCTGCAGAATGTCCGGTAACGCCTGTATTGACTAAGGGAAGTACTGATTTATGTCAGATGATTATGCGTAAGCTTCGGGAGGAACACGGTATCTTTGTAAGTGGAGTAGCTTATCCGGTTGTTCCCCGGGGAACAGTGCTTATCCGCTTGATACCAACCGCTGCGCATACCAAAGAGCATATTGAAAAAACGCTTGATGGTTTTGAAGCAATAAAAGATGTAGTCTTTGCGGAAGCGAAAAAACAGAAGCAGAAAATGACTGCTTAATTTTTTCTGCAGATAGATTTATTGAAAGCCTCGCTGAAAACAGCGGGGCTTTTTTTATGTTAGTTAGACCTTTGCCAAACCAGTGTCACCCTGAATTCATTTCAGGGTCTGATGTAATAAGTTGGATATTAGCTATAGATGCTGAAACAAGTTCAGCATGACATAGTAGTCCTTACAAAGGTCTCTTAGATTCTTTTTTAGAATTTCACTCCGTAGCATTATGAAAAAGGGCACAAGCTCCCAAAAATAAAGAAGGGACGAGTAGTTAACCCGTCCCTTCAAAATTGTTTAGTGCCTTTTTATCTAATTAAGAAAAGAGTTTTTTAATCAGGCCAATAACCCCGTCACGCTGATCTTTGGGAGTATCGCCCTTACGTCCGCCGCTAAGTTTATCATAACTTGGACGTGGGAGTTGAAGCCCATCATCTTTTTTCTTTTTACTCCGTCCATTATTACGTCCTCGTTTGGAACGGTTATCGCCTCGGGATTTCTTCTTTTTTTTCTGCTTCCGTTCTTTCAGTTTTTGCTTCACTTTATCAGGAAGTGGAAGCTCTTTGGGGGCTTGTCCCAGGCTGTTCTCTAATTCGTTAATGTCGCTGCGATCTTGTTTGGAAACAAGTGAAACAATGCGCGATGCTTTGCCTGAACCGACTAAGTTAGCACGATACCGGTATTCATTTGGATCATTGGGAACATCATAATTAATGACCTGTGTAACTCGGTCAAGTTCGAGCTCCGCAGCCGGAATGTCTGCTACCAACAGATATTGCACATCTCCATTGGTAAAATTGGCAAATCGCTGCGCGTGTTTTTCATCCGAAAGCTTACCATGGATACTGGTAGCTTTGAGGTTGTTTTTTCGAAGTGTTTTATACAGTCGATCAGTACCTCGTTTAGAAGCGGTAAATATCACGCAATTATCAGACGGGTTGTCCTCGATATGTGCCATTAAGGTGGTAATCTTCATCCGATTGGGAACGTAGATATATCCCTGTGAAAGATTTTGGTCCACCGTAGGCGGTTCCGTGAGCATACCCGGTTTATCTTCAAACCCAATAGCAATGGGGTCCTCAGTATATTGTTTCGTTAGCTCTTTGACATCATCGTTAAGCTCATTGGTATAAATGAGAGTCTGATGATCACTAAGAACCCGTTTAAGAATGTTTTTGAGTTTATCTTGCAAGTTCAGGGTAGTCATCTTGTCTGCCGAATCAATGACTACCAAGCCAACATCCCGAAAGATAAATCGCAGGTCATGGCATATATCCTGCAGGGGACCGGGATTCCCGACAAT belongs to Fodinibius sp. Rm-B-1B1-1 and includes:
- a CDS encoding DEAD/DEAH box helicase, which encodes MNKTKDRTLKFEELNLSPNIMSGLQDINYTELTELQEEVIPAVLEGNDALIKAEQGSSRIASFIIPALEQVNKREDKDGTSVLVLTPNPDESKQIDELVWAMGYHAQIECASIDMDTEEAEQKESLQSEVEVIVGNPGPLQDICHDLRFIFRDVGLVVIDSADKMTTLNLQDKLKNILKRVLSDHQTLIYTNELNDDVKELTKQYTEDPIAIGFEDKPGMLTEPPTVDQNLSQGYIYVPNRMKITTLMAHIEDNPSDNCVIFTASKRGTDRLYKTLRKNNLKATSIHGKLSDEKHAQRFANFTNGDVQYLLVADIPAAELELDRVTQVINYDVPNDPNEYRYRANLVGSGKASRIVSLVSKQDRSDINELENSLGQAPKELPLPDKVKQKLKERKQKKKKKSRGDNRSKRGRNNGRSKKKKDDGLQLPRPSYDKLSGGRKGDTPKDQRDGVIGLIKKLFS